TATGATTATCGAAAAGGTTTTGGCTAAGAAGTTTGGGGATGATGTCTCACAAAAGTCAATTGACAAGCAATATAACAAAGTCAAAAAGCAATATGGTAGTTCATTTGCAACCACTTTGACATCAAATGGGATGACGGAAGCTACTTTCCGTGACAGTTTGTATTTGCAGGCTTTGGAAGAAGCAGCGATGAAGGGAACGACGAAGTTCACGAACGCCGCTTTGAAGAAGGAATACAAAAATTACCATGCTAAGGTAAATATCTCAATCATTACAACTGATTCAGAGAGCGCTGCCAAGGATGTTATTGCTTCTTTGAAGAAGGGTAAGGACTTTGCTACCTTGGCTAAGAGTAAGTCTACTGACACGACTACTAAGTCAGCTGGTGGTAAGATGTCAGCCTTTGACTCAACGTCAACTACGGTGGATTCAACCGTGCAAAAGGCGGCCTTTAAGTTGAAGAAGGGTGAGTACACAACGACCCCTGTCAAGGTCACTTCATCATCAACTGGCACAACGACTTACTACGTAATCAAGATGAACTCACTTGATAAGAAGAAGTCATTTGCAGCGATGAAGGAGAAGTTGAAGAACATTATTGTGACTGATAAGATGAGCGACACGACAACTGTTCAAGCCATGGTTGGTGATCAATTAAACAAGGCCAAGGTGACAATTAAGGACAGCGATCTGAAGTCAATCTTGTCAACGTACTATGAAGCAGCTGAAAGTGCTAAGTCATCTTCATCATCAAGTAAGTAATCGATTAGGAAGATTCTTCAACAAATGTTACTGAGTTATAAAGTACTGAAAAGCACCTTACAAAGTTTTTGTAAGGTGCTTTTCAGTACTTTATTTTTTCAACTTATAGATTGAAATTAAGAGAAATGACGATTTCGTTAATAAATTTTATTAAGTTATTACGAGGCCGTGTGTCTAATTATGGGTACTGATTTGATATAACGTGAGAACACATAAACCTTGTGTTTGCTATAATGTAAGCGTAACCAAATTATAGATTAAGGATCCTAAATTAAAATTATGAGTTACATTTATGAGGAAATTAAACACATTACAGCAGTCGCAATTAATGTTTTTATCGCTTCAATCAACCATTCAAATTATCATTGGCATAATGATTATGAAGTTATGTTAGTGCTCGACGGGAGCGTTCGGTTAAGTTGCAAAAATCAGACAACTCTATGTTCGGCTGGAGATATTGCTTTAGTTAATTCACAGGAAGTACATGAGCTCATTGGTGAAGGTCAAGATAATTTGTGTCTCTTTGTACAAATTGATCGACAATTAATGAGTAATCCAAGTCACCCTGATGCACAGTATTATTTTTATCTGAATAGTGCAAGTGAAAGTTACGAACCTAAAGAAGGTTATGATGTTTTTCGACATACACTGGCAGAAATTGGATTGTTTGCAAAAAAAGAAGATCCAGGATCGCGACATTTATTGCAAGCAAATCTACACCTTTTTTTGGCAGAACTCTACAAAAACTGTATTTATGATGTTCACCCTAACAGTAATGTAGCGGTCGATCAAGAAGATCTTAAGCTATTAACTTTAGTTTTGGACTATGTTCAACTACACTTTTCATCAAAAAATATTCATCAAGATATTTGTGAAGATTTAGGTGTTTCAGATAAAACTCTCTACCGGTTTTTGAAAAAATACTTGGGATTTTCATTAAAAGATCTCGTATTGAAAAATCGAATTGACCATGCTAAATATCTACTTAAATTTGAAGATAGGCCAATAGGTTATATTGTTTCAGCTTGTGGATTTGGCAGCGATAAATCATTTTACCGTGCATTTAAAAAAGAAGTTGGCATGACACCCGCGACTTTTAAACAATCGGATAAAATTATCGAAAAAACCTCTTCGGTTAAAAATTATTTTTCTACAGATTTGGGTAAAGCAATGCGACTATTACGAGAATGGGATTGAAGACCGATCAAAATGTTGCATCTATCATAGAAATTGAGGATCGTAGGATGAAGGTAACAAGAGAATATCGCTTGAGTTTAACAGACAAAGCTCAGGCTATCGTTGACAAGCTTAGCTTAGAAGAAAAAGTTTCTTTGATGAGTGGGAAAGTAGACATTGAGTCGCTGATGGCTGAGGAAGCTCGCAATCCAAATGTGCATTACAATTATATTCCTTTTGGAGCAGGTGGTCTGCCTCAATTTGGTGTCGATGAAATGCTCTTCTGTGACGGCCCTAGAGGGGTTGTTAGTGGAACCGGACAATCGACTTGTTTTCCGGTATCAATGTTGCGCGGAGCTACTTTTGATCGAGAACTAGAAACCGCAATTGGACATGCTATCGGTCAAGAAACTAAAGCTTACGGGGGCAATTTATATGCTGGTGTGTGTATCAATTTACCCTATAACCCTGGATGGGGGCGTAGTCAAGAAACCTATGGTGAAGAAAGTTATCATTTAGGAGAAATGGGTAAGGCACTTACGGAAGGTGTTCAAGAAGAAAATGTAATGGCTTGCGTCAAACATTATGCCTTCAACCAAATGGAAATTTCACGTTTTAAAGTTAGTGTTGATACTGATAAGCGGACTGAAAGAGAAGTCTTTTTACCTCATTTTAAAAAGGTTATTGATGCTGGTGTCGCTTCAGTTATGAGCTCATATAATCTCTATGAGGGAGAAAAGGTGGGTCACCATAACTATTTGTTGAATGAGGTTTTAAAAGAAGAATGGAATTTTGATGGTTTTGTCATGAGTGATTTCTTCTTTGGTATTAATGATACTGTTGCAGCAGCAAACGGCGGTCAAGATATGGAAATGTGTGGCACTGAGTTTTTTGGCCCTCGCTTGGTCAACGCTGTGCGTGAGGGTCAAGTATCGGAAAGTAAAATTGATGATGCAGCGCTACGAATTGTGCGCACTATTTTGGCTTTTACTCAAAATGATGATAAAGCCTACGGAACTGATGTTTTAGCTAATCAAGAACATGTGGCTTTAGCCTTACAAGCTGCACGTGAAGGGATTACGTTGATTAAAAATCAAAATGTCCTACCCTTAGATAAAAAAACAGATAAAAAAATTCTTGTTCTAGGTAAACTAGCTGAGAAAGAAAATATTGGCGATCATGGTTCTAGTCGTGTATATCCACCATACGTGGTTACCCCGCTTCAAGGACTTAGCAAAGTATCACCTGAAAGTGAGTTGATCTACTATAGTGGTGAAGATCTAGCACATGCTAAAGAACTTGCAGAGAAGGCAGACGCAGTCATCTTTGTTGTGGGTTATAATTACGACGATGAAGGTGAATATATCACTGAAGATCAAGAAAATAATTATACAGGTGCAGTTGGTGGTGATCGGACTAAATCACTCGGGTTACATGAAGATGAAGTAGCATTACTTAAAGCAGTCGGACCGGTCAATACTAATAGCATAGCAGTTCTAATTGGCGGTAATATGATTATGATGGAAGACTGGAAAGATACAATTGGAGCTATTATGATGGCCTACTATCCAGGAATGGAAGGTGGCACTGCGATTGCAGAAATTATCTTTGGTGATGTGAATCCAAGTGGTAAATTACCATATGTGGTTCCTTTCCAGGAGTCCGATCTGCCACAAGTTAACTGGGATACTGAAAGTCAATGGTACGACTACTATCATGGCTATACTAAGCTTGAAAAGGAAGGCACCGTGC
This is a stretch of genomic DNA from Weissella soli. It encodes these proteins:
- a CDS encoding peptidylprolyl isomerase, with the translated sequence MWKKVLGFVVIIAAAVGLVVYGMGGNTKNVAVSDSGSVSEASYYKELKKTPAGQQVLANMIIEKVLAKKFGDDVSQKSIDKQYNKVKKQYGSSFATTLTSNGMTEATFRDSLYLQALEEAAMKGTTKFTNAALKKEYKNYHAKVNISIITTDSESAAKDVIASLKKGKDFATLAKSKSTDTTTKSAGGKMSAFDSTSTTVDSTVQKAAFKLKKGEYTTTPVKVTSSSTGTTTYYVIKMNSLDKKKSFAAMKEKLKNIIVTDKMSDTTTVQAMVGDQLNKAKVTIKDSDLKSILSTYYEAAESAKSSSSSSK
- a CDS encoding AraC family transcriptional regulator — its product is MSYIYEEIKHITAVAINVFIASINHSNYHWHNDYEVMLVLDGSVRLSCKNQTTLCSAGDIALVNSQEVHELIGEGQDNLCLFVQIDRQLMSNPSHPDAQYYFYLNSASESYEPKEGYDVFRHTLAEIGLFAKKEDPGSRHLLQANLHLFLAELYKNCIYDVHPNSNVAVDQEDLKLLTLVLDYVQLHFSSKNIHQDICEDLGVSDKTLYRFLKKYLGFSLKDLVLKNRIDHAKYLLKFEDRPIGYIVSACGFGSDKSFYRAFKKEVGMTPATFKQSDKIIEKTSSVKNYFSTDLGKAMRLLREWD
- a CDS encoding beta-glucosidase, with the translated sequence MKVTREYRLSLTDKAQAIVDKLSLEEKVSLMSGKVDIESLMAEEARNPNVHYNYIPFGAGGLPQFGVDEMLFCDGPRGVVSGTGQSTCFPVSMLRGATFDRELETAIGHAIGQETKAYGGNLYAGVCINLPYNPGWGRSQETYGEESYHLGEMGKALTEGVQEENVMACVKHYAFNQMEISRFKVSVDTDKRTEREVFLPHFKKVIDAGVASVMSSYNLYEGEKVGHHNYLLNEVLKEEWNFDGFVMSDFFFGINDTVAAANGGQDMEMCGTEFFGPRLVNAVREGQVSESKIDDAALRIVRTILAFTQNDDKAYGTDVLANQEHVALALQAAREGITLIKNQNVLPLDKKTDKKILVLGKLAEKENIGDHGSSRVYPPYVVTPLQGLSKVSPESELIYYSGEDLAHAKELAEKADAVIFVVGYNYDDEGEYITEDQENNYTGAVGGDRTKSLGLHEDEVALLKAVGPVNTNSIAVLIGGNMIMMEDWKDTIGAIMMAYYPGMEGGTAIAEIIFGDVNPSGKLPYVVPFQESDLPQVNWDTESQWYDYYHGYTKLEKEGTVPSVPYGFGLSYTTFETSAARFEVKNQSIEAQVTVTNTGDRSGDEIIQCYIGFENSSVDRPVKILRGFERVNLAQGESKTVAITVPFEELTWFNPDTDQFELEYMEYTVYIGTSSANDDLLAGIVSLQGESYDV